The window CAAACCTGGATAGCTTTCTCTGGGGCGCACCGTTTACCCTTTTTGTCATTGGCGTTGGTCTGTACTTCCTGATTCGCTCTGGATTTTTCCCGCTAGCGCATTTCCATCACATGATGCATCACACAATGGGAAGTCTGACCAGCAAGGAGACTCATAATAAGAAAGCCGGTCAGACCACTCCGTTTGAAGCCATCTGTATCGCGGTTGGTGGCAGCGTAGGCTGCGGCTGTATTGGCGGCATCGCCACCGCAGTCGCCGTCGGCGGCCCCGGGGCCGTGTTCTGGATGTGGGTGTTCGGTCTGGTGGCCATGATGGTCAAGATGGTCGAAATTACTCTGGGCTGTCATTACCGGAGTAAGAACGAAAAAGGTGAGTATTTCGGCGGCGCCACCTACTATATGGAAAAAGGCATCGGCAGGGAGCAGAAGCACAAATACGGCTTTGCGCTTGCCTGGCTGTTCGGCATCGGCTTCGTAGCGCAGTTCCTGGGCGGCTCCCAGGCGTACACCATTTCCGAGGTGCTGAACACCACCTTCCATTTCAACATGATTGTTGTCACACTGATTTACTCTGCATTTGTGTTTTACATTATCTACAAGGGCGTTCCCCGCATCGGCGCGGTGGCTAAGAAGCTTGTGCCCTTCAAGTGCGTGGCTTTTCTGGTGGGCGGCGTGCTTCTGATGATTCTCAACTATCAGAATTTGCCCAGCGTGTTTTATTCCATCTTCCATGACGCGTTTAACGGTTCTGCGGCGCTGGGCGGTTTCGGCGGAGCGACCATAATGGTTGCAATGCGCAACGGCGTT of the uncultured Caproiciproducens sp. genome contains:
- a CDS encoding sodium:alanine symporter family protein, which gives rise to MLNSVLTNLDSFLWGAPFTLFVIGVGLYFLIRSGFFPLAHFHHMMHHTMGSLTSKETHNKKAGQTTPFEAICIAVGGSVGCGCIGGIATAVAVGGPGAVFWMWVFGLVAMMVKMVEITLGCHYRSKNEKGEYFGGATYYMEKGIGREQKHKYGFALAWLFGIGFVAQFLGGSQAYTISEVLNTTFHFNMIVVTLIYSAFVFYIIYKGVPRIGAVAKKLVPFKCVAFLVGGVLLMILNYQNLPSVFYSIFHDAFNGSAALGGFGGATIMVAMRNGVARGLNSNEAGQGSSPQIQSTSNTVHPVRQGLWGCFEVFVDTFIVCSITALSILVTGVLGTGKTGATLTIAAFQTDFGIIGPIFIALMCVMFGITTTSGWFTYYVSIINHGLRYKPILRDKVLKVFKFLYPIPNIIIVSSIVLTGNGPDLFWTIVDLTLVIPVFGNLLGLICLRKKFWSLLKDYKARYLGVGEVDPNFNLFYEDDPKVAAEEEAIREEARRITSEAYAKSNKAAM